A region of the Anolis carolinensis isolate JA03-04 chromosome 1, rAnoCar3.1.pri, whole genome shotgun sequence genome:
TTGTAATACAAAAAAAGACCAGTGTGTGCACTAGACATTGTTTTCTGGTGAGCAAATACCACTGCCCACAACCCCATGATAGTACAATTGAAAATCCCTTATTGCTACTAGTCATTATTTGCTATACAGTATTTCTCATGCTAGGCAATTTCAGAGAATACAGTCAAGGCAGAATGATGTGGAAGTAGACATAATAAATATCTGAGTGATGTCAAGAAATCTTCATTTTTGGTAATGTGCATACATTTTATTGTTTTCCTGCTGGCCTTTCACAGTTGGTCATTAAACTGAGGACCAAAACCAACACAGAATATTTCCTTGATTCTTGCTCCCGAGAAGAACGAGACTCTTGGGCACTGGATATAACTGGAGCCATTCATGCTGGCAATCCAGTGCAAGTCCAGCAACTTCACCTCCAGAAAAATTCCTTCAAATTGCCTTCAAATATCAGTCTGAAGTAAGTATTACAAGATTCTGCAATCAGCTTGCCTGTGCTGTGCGAGTGTGGCGATTGGACATAACCTTATTGTTCTATCTTTGTCATTCCTCACACCCCAAACTAGAGGCCAGTGTGTCAAATGATCCCCActgaaaaattacttttaagCTGTGTTACAAGTACCAATGACCAACTCACTTGGCTTCTGCACAAGTGTCATTTGCAAGTTCCTCATGTTTGTTTTCCCATGTGGGAAATCCTTGATCCAGTTAAGGCAACATCAATATAGTATCACCCTTTACTAGCATAGGGTGCCTCTCAGGCTCTTATGCTTAACAGCTTGCCAATACATATGAAGTGATGCAAGATTTGTGCTCCTGCCTTTGGTAGTATATTCAGAAATGTAAGGCATAATACATATAATGGAACTCATACATGCAAACTAGCCCTATGAATATGCCTTATATTCCCATAGAAGCCTCTGCAGTTACCCATTTTTTCAGGACCAGAGGCTCCAGTGTAAATGAGGGGATAGGAAACCTCGGTTCATGGATCAAAGACTGAACCTACCTCTGACTCATGCACTGAGATTTCCTACCCCTCATTTACACTGGAGCCTCAAATCCCGGTTTCTTTTAGTTTCACATATATGTACACATTGCTCCTGAATATCAGGGGACTCTTAGGAATGGGATGCATTGTGGTATGGGCACTATGGCTGTGATGGAATGGACTggcaaaaattatatttttatcttttatttattaGAATTGCTTCCCCTTTCTGCCTACTttatttgtttttggggtttttttaaaggaaaaagaatAATTTTGGTAAATTGACAAAACCAGTTACTCTATTTATTTCATGTTTCTTCCCTCCACAGTCAAATTATAGACAAAATGCATGACAACAGCAATGGAATTAAGTTGACGCCTAACACAAGACAAGGCAGCATATACAAAGAAAGCTTTACAGGTAAACAACCAGTACATACCTGCTTCGTATTATATCTTGGATCAGTATTCTCCAATACAAAATGGGGTTGTTTCCATATGGATGAACAAGGATATATCTCCAGAATCTATTTTTCGTGTTTGAAATGGTATAATAATAACCATGGCTTCTAGAGCTTGAGGGGTTTAGTGTTTAGCTGTATTGTGACTAAGATTAGGAAATCCATCTTCTGTTCCCTTGTGTGCCCAGAAATTCATTTGATGTCAAAGCTGGACAAAGAACCAGAAATTAAAAACAAGCCAAGTAGGCTCTTGACCAAAGAATGTCAGGAGAAGCAAAGGAAAAATCAAGAGGCAGGTTTgagaaacaataaaaaaatctggACCAAAGATACAGGAATATACCAGAGTTCTGGAATATGTTGCTGCTTGAATGAGGCTTGGCTGCCAAAAGAAGTCTTTTAGTCTTTCCTGCTCTGGAGATTTCGGTTAGTCCAGGAGTGCAAAAACATGACCAGGAGCAGATTGTGACACAGGCCATTAACTGCTAACATAAGAAACCAGAGTAAAATCAAAGACAAACACAAAACCAACCATTGTTCCAAAATTCAACCGGCAGAAAATATCTGTAGAATGtaaagataatgtaaaaataGATTTGCTCTATTACGCCTAATAGACCAGGAGTTAGAAGACCTCTGGACTGAAGCCTGAGACATTGTTGGGAAGAATGCAAAAAGACACTAACTGCACCTAAAATGAAAGAGAAGCCTCAATGGATGACACATTACACTCTTCAAGCAGCTAAGGAGAGAcaaattctgtagtgtgaatgggcccctTATTCTACATCTTCTTTTCTGAATATCCTTACTGAGGTAATTCTTTTAGAAAAGTCTTAATGAAAGGGGAAGTAACAGATGAATCTGCTGACATATCCGTTTTAACAGTAGTATGCTATCTGCATATTTTCATTTACCTTAAGAGCTATCTTTTTTCATTTCAGGTTCTAAGTTGGTGGACTGGCTGATATCCAGTAGTTTTGCAGCCTCCCGACTAGAGGCAGTCACACTGGCCTCTATGCTGATAGAAGAAAATTTTATCAAGCCCGTGGGAGCCCAGAGTGTTGAAGCCATGAGGAATGGTGATTTGGCTGAGCAATTTTTAGACGACTCTACTGCACTGTACCTATTTGTAAGTGATGTGGTTTTTGAAAGTCAGGTCTGCTTTCTTCCTCTGGCAATCAAATGGGAGAGCAGCAGTGTATATACATGGGGAgtccaaaggagaaaaaaaacagacAATTGAAAAACTGCTTGGAAAAAAGACTAGGGAAAATAACTTGAACTTTCTAACACTTTCAAGACTTGTATCTGAAACTGATACAGTAGCTAGACTTTGGACTGGGTGAGGACAAACATTGGGTAGGTTTTGGCTTAGATGTAGATGCAATATGGAAACATACAGTAATTAGGTGCTCTGAgttcccctcggggtgagaagggtggggtataaataaagtaaataaataaataaatgtgtttcagCCTCTGTCAGTGTTTCTAAAGTCCAATTCCAGATCTAAGCACTCCAAGACCAGCGTCAAGATGACTTCCAATGGTTCATCTagacagtggtttccaacctttggtatTCCAGTTGTTTTacatttcaactctcagaaatccaaaTCAGCTTTCCAGAGAttaagaattatgggagctgaagctcaaaacacctggaggaccaaaggttgagaaccactgatctagatgaatGGAGATTTCTGACTGGCCCACCTGTTGGCATTAGTTGTACAGGTGCTGCAACCTGCACCAGATGTCTGTAGGGCATACTGTTCAAACTGTGTGGAGTAGGGAGCTTGCATAACAAGTTGGGGAAAAAGTCGGGGCTGGTCACGTGTGCAGAAAGAAGTTGGCTCAGTGTGAGTAGCCCGGCATGGTGGCAAATGGGATGGGAGCTACTGTGGACAGCCAATGGGATCAAATCGTGAGGATTTGATTTCATTGGTTGCGGGGAGGACCACCCGAGTCAAAACACATCCCGCTTCTGCTGGGTGCTCTGCTAGGCATTTGTTTTTTTCATCAGCCTGTTCATGCAGTTGCATTGTCTCTAAGAGAGATGCAGCATGTGTTATTAAATACTAGATTGCTCACAGGTCTGTCTTTGGTAGAGTGGAGATTTCTTGGATTATGCCAGTGAATCTCATGAATTACAGTGGCTCCAGTATCTCCTTGTGGATACTAGATGCTGAAGTCAAATGTGCTATTTTGTCATGTTGTCCTTGGTAATGTTCTGGAGATAAATCAGAGATTGCAGAATTGTAacagactacaagggccatccagtccaaccccctgccatgcaaaaacaaaaatggaagtgtTCCAAAATTGTGCAATGAATATTCCATGTTAACAGATGAAATAACACTTTGTTAGTATTTATTGATTCTTCCACTGCCACTTTAAATTTCTTCAGATCTTTCTATCTGATTATCTTTTCAAATTGCAGGCTGAAAGCTATAAGAAGAAAATAATCTCCAAAGAAGAGATTCATCTCAACATTCTTGAACTGAGTGGTACAATCGTAAAACAAGGCTTTTTAATAAAGCAGGTAACCACTGATTCTGGATTCTTTTGGCAAGGTGGTAATGGGAAGAGGGGGGGATGttgtattacatatattacaAATTCTTTCTGGCTTAATACATTTGAAATGGAAACATTACATCCTAAGAACACTGTTGCATTATTGTCAAAGAGACGGGCTAGACTTTTAGAAAAGCAGTGGGATTGTGGGCCTATTACTTATTTGGAATAAAGGTTTATAACTACCTGAAATCATTGTTTGAGATCAAGGAAAATTTGCACTCTTGTTTATTTTTCATGAGCAGATTTTTAAACACAGTCTAACACTTGAAGTTTGATATGGTGATTTATAAAGAGAGGGCTCACATGGTATTAATGAATGCATAATCTGGCTTTTGGAGTAATGGAACCTCTCCAATCATCAGCAACAGTTTTCTGAATAGGAAATGTTTTTCTCTGGCACAGCAGTGTCTACACTTAGAGTGAGTAAAGTGTGGTCCCCCAAGTGTTGTTGGAGCGCGACTCCCAATGTACATGGCAAGTGACTATACTGTCTAAGGATGATGGGATGGCAGTCTATCAACTTTTGGAGGGTCACATATTGCCCACCTCTGGACAAATATTTTTGAGAACAGAGCTGTTCCACAAATATTTCTAGTCCTTACATTTCATGACAACTCTGACATTATAATGGCACCACTAGGATATTATGATATTATGAAGTCctcaaaggtcccaggttcaaatcccgggagcagagtgagcgcccgctgttagccccagctcctgccaacctagcagttcgaaaacatgcaaatgtgagtagatcaataggtaccgctccggcgggaaggtaacggcgctccatgcagtcatgccagccacatgacctggagatgtctatggagaaatggagatgagcaccaacccccagagtcggtcacgactggacttaacgtcaggggaaaccttccagGAAAAGCATAAATATCTGCATTTACCCTATGAGATGTTGGGTTTATTAACAGAAAATACTCTCACTTTGAAATTCAGAAGTTTTACAAGATTACATAGAGTAAATACTCAGATGGGCAGTTCCTAGCATTATCACTCACAAAGCATTGTGCAGCTATTTCATCTTTCCCTCCTTGACactttataccctgtttccctgaaaataagacatccccagaaaataagacctagtagaggttttgctgaattgctaaatataagtcctccctcgaaagtaagacctagtaaagtttttgtttggaagcatgcaggatctgtaaatgtacataccatagatcgttgtacatggaaataaaggtagtatcaagataataataataataataataataataataataataatataataactttattcttgtatcccacctccatctcccagaagggactcagggcagcttacacagggataagcctaacaacaacataaattcacatacaaacagaaatttaaaacagtaattgtaaaacagtatagcaataaaatataatatagaaattcttgaaaggattcacagtttggttatgctgttttgtgatgacaactactgtacagtagataataaattttcatttttaaaaattcaaccataaatgtgaattcgtctttgtggaaaaataagacatcccctgaaaataagacctagcgcatctttgggagcaaaaatataagacactgtcttattttcggggaaacagggtatttatgTGGTaataaaaaacataacaatacaaGAGTAACCAAGAGTgactataaaataaaatgtaaagtaCATCATTATTATGTCAAATAAAGAGACACAAAAGTCATTGTGCTAACTTTCAAAGGCCATTGACTTCTTCACCAGTCAAAAGCCCCTTTGTTTCCTTAATTTCCATCAAGTTGgtttctatgaatgagagacctcttaGTCAACCTATGATTAACAACCCTGCTAAGGGATTGCAAATTCAGGCAAGTTTGGCTGAGTCTAGCCATCTGTAATGcaatctttctcttttcttattgCCTACTACCTTATTAAGCATAATTATCTTTTCTAATGTGCCATGTTATCTTATCTTATGCCCGAATTATGATAGCCCGAGTTTAGGGAaaattcaggtttgatttgcaCTTGAAGCCACTCATTTATCTGTCCGTTTGGAAGTCCATGATATCCAAAGAACTCTATTCCAGAACCACAAAAGTTGCTGTAAAACTACAGAATTTTAGCATcactattccactttaactgctacagcTGTGTTGTAAGGAAGCCTGAATGTCCTCCTCTAAAATGAATATCCCGAGATTCCACAAGCTGTTGCCATTGCAGCTAAAGTCACCACTGTGTAGCATAAAAGGCTTAAAACTTGCAAAAAAAAAGCATGCAAAGGTTAGCAAACATCTAAAAAAGGAATCTGATGGAAAATTCCATGTTTGAAGCAAGGCAGTCACAAAACAAAAGCCTACAATCTTCTCTTCCAAGAAACAAACGGTAAACAAAATTAAAGTGTTTCAGGACAGTGTACTGTGCGAGAAGGAAGATGACATGTATTCCATCCTTTCAACTTTTAGGGTCACAAAAGAAAAAACTGGAAGGTGAGACACTTTGTCCTGAGGGCTGATCCTGCTTTCCTACATTATTATGATCCTACAAAGGTAAGTTGATAGACTCTGAGTTTACACTAGGAGTGTGTGATGTGTAAGGCTTGACAGCTCCAACTGTGTTGCTGTGGATTAGTCTTCTTTGGAAGAATACACCAAGCTACACAAGGGCTGAAGATACCATACGGCTTTATTTTTCGGAATATAAGAGTTTGCTCTACTGCCCATGTATATAGGCCTAGCTACAGTGTAATAAATCACTCTTAGAGTCCTGGCGCCTGCAGGTTGCCCATTCTCACATTCTAGAGTCCCTTTCTCCCCACCTCAGGGCGATTGAGTTTTATGGCTTGGTCATatgtcctgtcctcccttttggcccatggccaTGTGCTCTGTGTCAGCGCTCTGTGTTCGGAGATGGCATGAGACGGGGATCAAGACAAGATGTGGTGTGTTAAATTCTGCTTTATGCCTGAGTCATCTGCCACATCGGACCCAATTCCAGTGATTTTGAAATATGCTCCAATTGTTTCATATGTTCTCAGAAAATTTgttactgaggccccatctacattgccaagaTCCAGTATGAACTGCATTATGATGGTCAGCgtagactcgtataatgcagattgaaccacattgaactagatgatatgagtctgtactgccatataatccaattcaaagcaattaatctgcattctgaaactggattgtatggcagtgttgatAAGGCCTATGatacatttaataatctagacaGCAGGGGAAAAGATACTTGATTCAGGAGCAGCAATGTCTCTTGCACCAATCTGAAAAATGCAGAATATCTGGTATCCACTGTTTCCTCTTGGAGAAGAATGAAGGACATTAGTCTTTTGGACTGGGGAATGGGGAATGCTCTAGTGGAAGAGGATACTTTTTACATGCAGGAAACTATTTGATTAGACCCCGAGACTACAGTTAAAAGAATACATGATTTATATGGAAGATCTCTGTCTGAAATCTGAGGAGTCATTGCATTTAGCTAATGCAAAAAAGGCAATGGTTTCAGAATATGTGGCCAATATTTTTGTAGGCAGCCAGTAAAGATGCAGAAAACTTCTTCTCTCTTACATTTGACCATCCTTTTCAAAATGTATCCCCCAAGCACAAAATTGATATAAGGTTTCTTACTTCATGTGATGTTACAATGTCCTCTTAGCTTGATGTTCAGCACTATTATTAACCCACTTTGTGATGGATGCATATACTGCCTCTTTGCATGAATAACGTTTATCATCAAAGGAGAGACCAACACTTTTGAGAAAACTGCAGACATATACTTGAAAAGAAACAGGACGGTACATGTTTCAGATACTGATGATGTTGCTATCTATTGCACGGCACATCTTCTGTGCTGATGTAAAATGTGGTACCAGAAATACATAATTAATCTTGTTGTATCCGCCCCTCTCCCACATAGGAGGATAACAGACCTGCTGGTGGGTTTTCTCTCCGTGGCTGCCTTGTCTCAGCATTAGAAGATAATGGAGTCCCAACAGGCAAGTTATTGACATTCCAGATTAGCTCCTGATGTTAAGGTGTATTATGGGTAGTGTGCTCAAGAGAATTACCCTGAGACAGCTGTTGTAATTTCAGTTTTGGAAGCCAGTTCTCAAATTATGAAGGAATCGGAAATGCAAAGATGAAATTCATAAGCATCACATTTGTTCTAATTTTAGCTCATTTGAGTGCCACATACTACTTTATAGCTTTCTATCTTATACAATGAAAGCAATATTATATGTTATcaattttttttagaattttattttaaaatggtaaagcacccacaatacacattacaaacatatgcatatacacatacacagacaaccCGTCACCCACAATACAATTATCTCTCAACCCACCCCCAATGTGACCCATCACCTTGACCCCCGACACTGAACAACATAGAGTTTATGCATAATTTTTTAACGTTTGCTATCATCTTCTAAGTACTCTGTCTCAATGATAAAGGAGCCAGCTTTTCACAGGCCTTCTGTAATTTGTGTACTGACCAAGGTAGTTTGGGAAAGGACAGCCATGAAAATTGAAATGGCAGTGACACACTCCATAATAAACAACCATCTCAAGTAGTCAAGTTCATAAGTTAAGTAGACAATCAAATGAAGAAGGTAAGTGCTGATTATTTGTGCAAGCCAGCTCTTCAcatccctttcacactacactgaTATAgccctttaactgtcatggcaacatcctatggaatcctgcagtttgtagtttggtgggagaCAAGAGCAAGCCAATGGCAAACTTCTCTTAACAAATCTTTCAGAGAAAACTCTATGACAGGCTCtccttagagcagtgattcccaacctttgggcctccaggtgttttggacttcaactcccagaaatcccagcaagtttaccagctgttaggaactgtgggagctgaagtccaaaacacctggaggcccaaaggttgggaactactccCTTATCGTctttataaatcagaaatgacttgaaggtatacaaccACAAGGCCCTGGAACTTTCTTGCTGAGAGCTCTAAAGGCCCTTCCATAaaatacaacttccaggattctataggctattgccatggcaattaaagccaAATAACGGTGCTATCATTATGCCACATGAAAAGCTGAAGACAGCATTCAAGCCCACATATTGCAGTGAGTCATATGGTAACTTTGACAAGATCAACTGTTCTTATCTTTGTTTTATCATATTCAAATACTACACTTTCCCTGGAGAGATTGTAGCTATTGCAGCAACGTTATTCTCATATTAATCTATTGTCTTTCTACCCCACCTCTTCCCACTGCTTTGCAGGAGTGAAAGGAAATGTGCAAGGCAACCTTTTCAAAATCATCACAAAGAATGACATTCACTACTACATTCAAGCTAGTTGCAAAGCTGAAAGGTCTCAATGGATTGAGGCTATCAAACAAGTCACATAAGAAATGTCCTAGTGTGTACATATGGGAAAATGGGAAAAACTTCAGGCGTTAACTTGTTGCTGTCTGAGTATACAGAAGCTAGGTTTGAGATCCACTACTGACTTACTTATTCAAGCAAGAAGTGTCCATCTGACAAAGATTTTTTCTATGAAACAGAAATACAAGTTATATTATACTAGGTGTGTCTCAAGATCTGTAAATTTTGGTAACTCATGCCTATTTTTGCCAGT
Encoded here:
- the plek2 gene encoding pleckstrin-2, which produces MEEGSGILKEGFLVKKGHVVHNWKARWFVLLQDRLLYYKIVGGKKESSPKGRILLDGCTITCPCLEYENRPLVIKLRTKTNTEYFLDSCSREERDSWALDITGAIHAGNPVQVQQLHLQKNSFKLPSNISLNQIIDKMHDNSNGIKLTPNTRQGSIYKESFTGSKLVDWLISSSFAASRLEAVTLASMLIEENFIKPVGAQSVEAMRNGDLAEQFLDDSTALYLFAESYKKKIISKEEIHLNILELSGTIVKQGFLIKQGHKRKNWKVRHFVLRADPAFLHYYDPTKEDNRPAGGFSLRGCLVSALEDNGVPTGVKGNVQGNLFKIITKNDIHYYIQASCKAERSQWIEAIKQVT